From a region of the Saccharomyces cerevisiae S288C chromosome IX, complete sequence genome:
- the LYS1 gene encoding saccharopine dehydrogenase (NAD+, L-lysine-forming) (Saccharopine dehydrogenase (NAD+, L-lysine-forming); catalyzes the conversion of saccharopine to L-lysine, which is the final step in the lysine biosynthesis pathway; contains mRNA binding activity; required for targeting of Pls1p to the peroxisomal matrix in the absence of lysine), protein MAAVTLHLRAETKPLEARAALTPTTVKKLIAKGFKIYVEDSPQSTFNINEYRQAGAIIVPAGSWKTAPRDRIIIGLKEMPETDTFPLVHEHIQFAHCYKDQAGWQNVLMRFIKGHGTLYDLEFLENDQGRRVAAFGFYAGFAGAALGVRDWAFKQTHSDDEDLPAVSPYPNEKALVKDVTKDYKEALATGARKPTVLIIGALGRCGSGAIDLLHKVGIPDANILKWDIKETSRGGPFDEIPQADIFINCIYLSKPIAPFTNMEKLNNPNRRLRTVVDVSADTTNPHNPIPIYTVATVFNKPTVLVPTTAGPKLSVISIDHLPSLLPREASEFFSHDLLPSLELLPQRKTAPVWVRAKKLFDRHCARVKRSSRL, encoded by the coding sequence ATGGCTGCCGTCACATTACATCTAAGAGCTGAAACTAAACCCCTAGAGGCACGTGCTGCCTTAACACCTACCACGGTTAAAAAACTGATAGCTAAGGGCTTCAAAATATATGTAGAGGACAGTCCACAATCTACTTTCAATATTAACGAATATCGTCAAGCAGGTGCCATTATAGTGCCTGCAGGTTCATGGAAAACCGCTCCACGCGACAGAATCATTATAGGTTTGAAGGAAATGCCTGAAACCGATACTTTCCCTCTAGTCCACGAACACATCCAGTTTGCTCACTGCTACAAAGACCAAGCTGGGTGGCAAAATGTCCTTATGAGATTTATTAAGGGACACGGTACTCTATATGATTtggaatttttggaaaatgacCAAGGTAGAAGAGTTGCTGCCTTTGGATTTTACGCTGGGTTCGCAGGTGCAGCCCTTGGTGTAAGAGACTGGGCATTCAAGCAAACGCATTCTGACGATGAAGACTTGCCTGCAGTGTCGCCTTACCCCAATGAAAAGGCATTGGTTAAAGATGTTACCAAAGATTATAAAGAAGCCTTAGCCACCGGAGCCAGAAAGCCAACCGTGTTAATCATTGGTGCGCTAGGAAGATGTGGTTCCGGTGCCATCGATCTGTTGCACAAAGTTGGTATTCCAGATGCTAACATATTAAAATGGgatatcaaagaaactTCCCGTGGTGGTCCCTTTGACGAAATTCCACAAGctgatatttttatcaattgtATATATCTATCGAAGCCAATTGCTCCTTTCACTAACATGGAGAAACTGAATAATCCTAACAGAAGACTAAGGACCGTGGTGGACGTATCAGCAGACACTACCAACCCTCACAACCCCATCCCAATATACACTGTGGCTACTGTGTTTAACAAACCTACCGTTCTGGTACCTACCACTGCCGGGCCTAAATTATCTGTCATCTCTATTGATCACTTGCCTTCTTTGCTGCCAAGAGAAGCTTCAGAATTTTTCTCTCATGATCTCTTACCATCTTTAGAGCTCCTAcctcaaagaaaaactgcTCCTGTCTGGGTTAGAGCCAAGAAATTGTTCGATAGACATTGCGCTCGTGTTAAAAGATCTTCAAGATTGTAG
- the IRC24 gene encoding sepiapterin reductase family protein IRC24 (Benzil oxidoreductase with preference for NADPH; localizes to the cytoplasm; induced by the DNA-damaging agent MMS; null mutant has elevated levels of spontaneous Rad52p foci; sequence similarity with short-chain dehydrogenase/reductases; putative paralog of IRC24) encodes MGKVILITGASRGIGLQLVKTVIEEDDECIVYGVARTEAGLQSLQREYGADKFVYRVLDITDRSRMEALVEEIRQKHGKLDGIVANAGMLEPVKSISQSNSEHDIKQWERLFDVNFFSIVSLVALCLPLLKSSPFVGNIVFVSSGASVKPYNGWSAYGCSKAALNHFAMDIASEEPSDKVRAVCIAPGVVDTQMQKDIRETLGPQGMTPKALERFTQLYKTSSLLDPKVPAAVLAQLVLKGIPDSLNGQYLRYNDERLGPVQG; translated from the coding sequence ATGGGCAAGGTTATTTTGATTACAGGTGCCTCCCGTGGGATTGGCCTGCAATTGGTGAAAACTGTTATCGAAGAGGACGATGAATGCATCGTCTACGGCGTAGCAAGAACGGAAGCTGGTCTGCAGTCTTTGCAAAGAGAATACGGTGCAGACAAATTTGTCTATCGTGTCCTCGACATCACGGACAGGTCTCGAATGGAAGCGTTGGTGGAGGAAATCCGGCAAAAGCATGGAAAACTGGACGGTATTGTCGCAAATGCGGGGATGCTAGAACCGGTGAAGTCCATCTCCCAGTCCAACTCCGAACACGACATCAAGCAGTGGGAACGGCTGTTCGATGTGAACTTTTTCAGCATTGTCTCTTTGGTGGCACTGTGTTTACCCCTCTTGAAGAGCTCGCCATTTGTAGGCAACATTGTCTTCGTCAGCTCTGGAGCCAGTGTGAAACCATATAACGGATGGTCGGCGTACGGCTGCTCGAAAGCCGCATTAAACCACTTTGCCATGGACATTGCCAGTGAAGAGCCCAGTGATAAAGTGCGTGCCGTGTGTATTGCACCGGGCGTCGTTGACACGCAGATGCAGAAAGATATTAGGGAAACATTGGGTCCTCAGGGCATGACACCCAAGGCTCTCGAGAGGTTTACTCAATTGTACAAGACTTCGTCACTGCTGGACCCAAAGGTGCCTGCGGCGGTACTAGCGCAACTCGTCCTGAAAGGTATTCCCGACTCTTTGAACGGTCAATATCTCCGCTACAACGATGAGCGACTGGGGCCGGTGCAGGGCTAG
- the NRE1 gene encoding sepiapterin reductase family protein (Benzil oxidoreductase with preference for NADPH; localizes to the cytoplasm; sequence similarity with short-chain dehydrogenase/reductases; putative paralog of IRC24) has translation MGKVILVTGVSRGIGKSIVDVLFSLDKDTVVYGVARSEAPLKKLKEKYGDRFFYVVGDITEDSVLKQLVNAAVKGHGKIDSLVANAGVLEPVQNVNEIDVNAWKKLYDINFFSIVSLVGIALPELKKTNGNVVFVSSDACNMYFSSWGAYGSSKAALNHFAMTLANEERQVKAIAVAPGIVDTDMQVNIRENVGPSSMSAEQLKMFRGLKENNQLLDSSVPATVYAKLALHGIPDGVNGQYLSYNDPALADFMP, from the coding sequence ATGGGTAAAGTTATTTTAGTTACAGGTGTTTCCAGAGGTATCGGTAAGTCCATCGTGGATGTTCTTTTCAGTTTGGACAAGGACACGGTTGTTTACGGTGTAGCCAGGTCTGAGGCACCcttgaagaagttgaaagaGAAGTATGGCGACAGGTTTTTTTACGTTGTCGGTGATATTACCGAGGATTCCGTGTTGAAGCAGTTGGTTAACGCTGCTGTTAAGGGCCACGGCAAGATCGACTCCTTGGTTGCCAACGCTGGTGTCCTAGAGCCCGTGCAAAATGTCAACGAGATTGATGTCAACGCTTGGAAGAAGCTGTATGacatcaacttcttcagCATTGTTTCCTTGGTTGGCATTGCGTTACctgaattgaagaagaccAACGGTAACGTGGTATTCGTCAGTTCGGACGCCTGTAACATGTACTTCAGCAGTTGGGGAGCTTACGGTTCTTCAAAAGCCGCTCTGAACCACTTCGCCATGACTCTGGCCAACGAGGAAAGGCAAGTGAAAGCCATTGCCGTCGCCCCAGGTATTGTGGACACAGATATGCAAGTTAACATTAGGGAGAACGTGGGGCCTTCCTCCATGAGTGCAGAGCAATTGAAGATGTTTAGAGGTTTAAAGGAGAATAACCAGTTGCTGGATAGCTCTGTGCCAGCTACAGTTTATGCCAAATTGGCCCTTCATGGTATTCCTGACGGTGTTAATGGACAGTACTTGAGCTATAATGACCCTGCCTTGGCGGACTTTATGCCTTGA